Proteins co-encoded in one archaeon BMS3Bbin15 genomic window:
- a CDS encoding hypothetical protein (methylene-tetrahydrofolate reductase C terminal), which produces MIITKQKNLEEITGMLQGSEKVAIIGCGGCVTFYKTGGRKQTIEMAEKLREKGIDVVATGISARQCYLMEEKEAEALDNSEIIKKVARSIEGLEEAEGIDAVVSLACGVGVQNLANLIDTPVFPAQNTLFMGRRRVEGDFDIEQCIGCGDCVLGYTAGICPVTRCAKSLMNGPCGGVFNGNCEVSQSRVSEYDVPCAWIQIYEKLKANGKLDNMRRIFPEKDFIRATHMRKVEVEE; this is translated from the coding sequence ATGATTATAACAAAGCAGAAAAATCTGGAGGAAATTACTGGTATGCTTCAGGGAAGTGAGAAGGTAGCTATAATCGGATGCGGAGGGTGTGTCACCTTCTACAAAACTGGAGGAAGAAAGCAAACTATTGAGATGGCTGAGAAGCTCAGAGAGAAGGGTATTGACGTTGTTGCTACAGGGATAAGCGCAAGGCAGTGTTATCTCATGGAAGAGAAGGAAGCTGAAGCTCTTGATAATTCTGAGATTATAAAGAAGGTTGCAAGAAGTATTGAGGGTTTAGAAGAAGCTGAAGGTATTGATGCTGTGGTTTCTCTTGCCTGTGGTGTTGGAGTACAGAATCTTGCCAATTTAATAGATACCCCTGTTTTTCCTGCTCAGAATACTCTCTTCATGGGGCGAAGGAGAGTGGAAGGTGATTTTGATATCGAGCAGTGTATAGGTTGTGGGGACTGTGTTCTTGGTTATACTGCCGGAATATGCCCTGTCACGAGATGCGCCAAGTCGCTCATGAATGGCCCATGCGGCGGTGTCTTCAATGGCAACTGCGAGGTTAGTCAGAGCAGAGTTTCAGAATATGATGTGCCATGTGCCTGGATTCAGATATATGAGAAGCTGAAGGCAAACGGAAAGCTTGACAATATGAGAAGAATATTTCCAGAGAAGGATTTTATACGGGCAACCCACATGCGAAAGGTTGAGGTGGAAGAATGA
- the yitJ gene encoding bifunctional homocysteine S-methyltransferase/5,10-methylenetetrahydrofolate reductase, producing the protein MKHYSELMRSLKSSEFTISGEIDPPKDVNPDEVKEQVKHLKDTVVAANVTDNPIGDVIMNTLAPCVIMQDLGLEAIYQQTCRDRNRIALQSDIIGAAALGIKNVLALTGDHPKMGNHPQAKPVFDLDSVQLTGMLRKMREGSTLAGTELENPPEFHIGVGISPGIEPLEPEIIKLEKKVEAGAEFAQTQVIYDVKILERLKDEAFHLDLPILPGFAPLKSVGMAKFMLKYVPGIRIPEETMKKLEESKNRVETSIEIVAELIAAARDLNFPGVHIMPVGMDAHVREMVERAGEI; encoded by the coding sequence ATGAAGCATTATTCGGAACTCATGAGGAGCCTTAAAAGCAGCGAATTCACAATAAGTGGCGAGATAGACCCTCCAAAAGATGTAAATCCTGATGAGGTGAAGGAGCAGGTGAAGCATCTCAAGGATACTGTGGTTGCCGCTAATGTCACAGATAATCCTATAGGCGATGTTATAATGAATACTCTGGCTCCATGTGTGATAATGCAGGACCTCGGGCTTGAGGCCATATATCAGCAGACATGCAGAGATAGAAATAGAATTGCATTGCAGAGTGATATTATAGGTGCAGCAGCTCTTGGAATTAAGAATGTTCTTGCTCTGACTGGTGACCACCCTAAGATGGGCAATCATCCCCAGGCCAAACCTGTTTTTGACCTTGATTCAGTCCAGCTCACAGGTATGCTGAGAAAAATGAGGGAAGGCAGTACACTTGCAGGTACAGAGCTTGAAAACCCGCCTGAGTTTCACATTGGGGTTGGAATTTCACCTGGTATTGAGCCTCTGGAGCCAGAGATTATCAAGCTTGAGAAGAAGGTTGAAGCAGGTGCAGAGTTTGCCCAGACCCAGGTGATATATGATGTGAAGATTCTGGAGCGTCTGAAGGATGAGGCATTTCATCTTGACCTTCCTATACTCCCCGGTTTTGCTCCACTTAAAAGTGTTGGCATGGCAAAGTTTATGCTTAAGTATGTTCCTGGCATAAGGATACCTGAGGAGACAATGAAAAAGCTGGAGGAGAGTAAAAATCGGGTGGAGACTTCTATTGAGATTGTTGCAGAGCTAATAGCTGCTGCCAGAGACCTGAATTTTCCTGG